A genome region from Labilibaculum antarcticum includes the following:
- a CDS encoding response regulator transcription factor: MQKEKSIKILVSYDQCMVAEGLDAILSKHKQFCLSSLRKNNINLHQIISTEQPDLLITEFSNISKRSINYLVQLHKTIPKLKILVISDVPPHEFLKSIIHSIDGYLIRSCSSEKLILAIEEIITNGKYICSKLIPILIEEDSQNNHEIELTEREKEILSQLFIAKDNSEIAETLNISQTTVRTHLKNIRNKFGDINQIQMMHYACNKSLHKDNCMPLCPNCRFFSKKVNN; encoded by the coding sequence ATGCAAAAGGAAAAATCGATCAAGATATTGGTATCCTACGATCAATGTATGGTAGCTGAGGGTTTGGACGCAATTCTATCCAAGCACAAACAATTTTGTTTAAGCAGTTTAAGAAAAAACAACATCAATCTCCATCAAATAATAAGTACAGAGCAACCCGACTTGTTAATTACAGAGTTTTCCAATATCTCTAAACGAAGTATTAATTACTTAGTTCAATTGCATAAAACTATACCTAAATTGAAAATTCTGGTCATCTCAGACGTGCCTCCACACGAATTTTTAAAATCCATTATCCATTCTATAGATGGCTACTTAATTCGCTCATGCTCTTCGGAGAAATTGATTTTGGCTATTGAAGAAATTATCACAAATGGAAAGTATATTTGCTCAAAACTGATTCCTATTCTTATTGAGGAGGATTCGCAGAATAATCATGAGATTGAACTCACTGAGCGTGAAAAGGAAATTCTATCGCAGTTATTTATAGCGAAAGACAATTCGGAAATTGCAGAAACACTAAACATCAGTCAAACAACCGTTCGAACTCATTTAAAAAATATCCGCAATAAATTTGGTGATATCAACCAAATTCAGATGATGCACTATGCCTGTAATAAAAGCTTGCATAAAGACAACTGCATGCCTTTATGCCCGAACTGCAGATTTTTCAGTAAAAAAGTGAATAATTAA
- a CDS encoding SusC/RagA family TonB-linked outer membrane protein, with protein sequence MTTFAQRHAVTGVVSSAEDGTPMPFASVVVKGTTIGTSTDFDGNYSIEVDEDDVLVFSMVGFSTQEFIVGIQEVINVVMITDSMGLDEVVVIGYGVQKKSSVTGAISSVKAEDIQKMPIQRAEQALQGQVAGVQVTMDSGQPGANLSVNIRGIGTTGNSQPLYIIDGNPVGDISYLASTDIGSMEVLKDASASAIYGARGANGVVIITTKQGTQGAAKLSYDGYYGIQNASRQMDVLKAQDYAMIINESLLNAGKDSSSPDWIQDSEMAGIGSGTDWQKEIFRKNAPIQSHTLSLSGGNEKILYSTALSYFSQEGIVSEDKSSYERVNFRVKGDYTSYDKKLKVGTSMVYSHYTSQGVDPNNVYNSPLAQAINIDPIAVVKDENGEFGRPIRNMQEIVNPIAAMYYLNDEYKTDKIVGNIYAEYKVVDHVKIKTSLGIDYAYQWQDVYTPIYELSTITKNDKTKVSKTMKNWYSTNWETTINYNNTFGEHEIDVIAGTTAMTSNYENLSGSGSELIIGGLDYAYIDNVGNIESKSSGGTFDSNSLLSLFGRANYSFKDRYMASITVRRDGSSRFGPNDRYAIFPSVSAGWIMSEEDFIKDKLGPVTFLKVRASWGQNGNENIGNFRYLSSIANNHNYNFNAGTVVNGSSPSKIANPDLKWETSEQTDIGLDIRLGSNFYMNMDYYDKRTKDLLIDAPIPGYIGNSAPTVNGGTVQNTGFEALLGYNGHSNDFSYGGTINFSANKNEMTKINNDEGIIYGDVNIGPSGMKNLTIAKEGEPIGYFWGWETNGIYQNQAQVSADGSHQPNATPGDLIYVDQNKDGVMDDADRINLGDPHPDFTVGLNLNFAYKNFDLSMFWYGVFGNQIVDATRRYDLPNANYQTSVLDRWTGEGSSNSTPKVSWSDTNNNRGNFSDYMVEDADYLRLKNLQIGYSLPKLVLDKLHLEKFRIYVSGDNLLTFTEYSGLEPEIGNNGNVFYTGIDQGIYPQARVFSIGANITF encoded by the coding sequence ATGACAACGTTCGCGCAAAGGCATGCTGTGACTGGTGTCGTTTCCTCGGCAGAGGATGGTACACCCATGCCATTTGCTTCGGTAGTGGTAAAAGGAACAACTATTGGTACTTCAACTGATTTTGATGGAAACTATTCCATAGAGGTTGATGAAGATGATGTTCTTGTGTTTTCTATGGTTGGGTTTTCGACTCAGGAATTTATAGTAGGAATACAAGAGGTAATCAACGTAGTAATGATTACAGATAGTATGGGCTTAGATGAAGTCGTTGTTATTGGTTATGGTGTTCAAAAAAAGAGCTCTGTAACAGGTGCTATATCGTCTGTTAAGGCAGAGGATATACAAAAGATGCCAATTCAACGAGCAGAACAAGCTCTTCAAGGGCAGGTTGCAGGAGTTCAGGTAACAATGGATTCAGGTCAGCCAGGTGCAAACTTATCTGTAAATATTAGAGGTATTGGTACTACCGGAAATTCACAGCCTCTTTATATTATTGATGGCAATCCTGTTGGGGATATTTCTTACTTGGCTTCTACTGACATCGGTAGTATGGAAGTTTTGAAAGATGCTTCAGCTTCGGCTATTTATGGTGCAAGGGGTGCAAACGGTGTTGTTATTATTACAACAAAACAAGGAACTCAAGGTGCTGCAAAGCTTTCTTACGATGGTTACTATGGTATTCAGAATGCATCAAGACAAATGGATGTTTTGAAGGCACAGGATTACGCCATGATTATTAATGAGTCATTATTGAATGCTGGTAAAGACAGTTCTTCTCCTGATTGGATTCAAGATTCTGAAATGGCAGGTATTGGTTCAGGTACTGATTGGCAGAAAGAAATTTTCAGAAAAAATGCTCCCATACAAAGTCATACATTGTCTTTGAGCGGTGGTAACGAGAAAATTTTGTATTCAACAGCTCTATCTTACTTTAGTCAGGAAGGTATTGTATCAGAAGACAAATCGAGTTACGAACGTGTTAATTTCCGTGTAAAGGGTGATTATACTTCTTATGACAAGAAGTTAAAAGTAGGTACATCAATGGTGTATTCTCATTACACTTCTCAAGGAGTAGATCCTAATAATGTTTACAATTCACCATTGGCTCAGGCTATTAATATTGATCCTATCGCTGTAGTTAAGGATGAAAATGGTGAATTTGGAAGACCTATTCGTAACATGCAGGAGATTGTAAATCCTATTGCCGCAATGTACTATCTAAATGATGAATACAAAACGGATAAAATAGTAGGTAATATTTATGCAGAATACAAAGTAGTAGATCATGTAAAAATAAAAACCTCATTGGGTATTGATTACGCTTACCAGTGGCAGGATGTTTATACTCCAATATATGAGTTGAGTACGATTACCAAGAACGATAAAACCAAGGTTAGTAAAACCATGAAAAATTGGTACAGTACTAACTGGGAAACAACGATTAACTATAACAATACTTTCGGAGAGCATGAGATTGATGTAATTGCAGGAACAACAGCAATGACAAGCAATTATGAGAATCTAAGTGGTAGTGGAAGTGAATTGATTATAGGCGGTCTTGATTATGCTTATATCGATAATGTTGGAAATATTGAAAGTAAATCATCAGGTGGAACATTTGATTCAAATTCTTTATTGTCCTTGTTCGGACGTGCGAACTATAGCTTTAAAGATAGATATATGGCGTCGATAACTGTTCGTCGTGATGGTTCATCTCGATTTGGTCCAAATGATCGTTATGCAATTTTCCCTTCCGTTTCTGCAGGTTGGATCATGTCTGAAGAGGATTTTATTAAGGACAAGTTAGGACCAGTCACTTTTCTGAAAGTAAGAGCAAGTTGGGGACAAAATGGAAATGAGAATATCGGTAATTTCAGATACTTGTCTTCAATAGCAAACAATCACAACTATAATTTTAATGCAGGTACTGTTGTTAATGGTTCTTCTCCTTCTAAAATTGCTAATCCAGATTTGAAGTGGGAAACTTCAGAACAAACTGATATAGGACTTGATATCCGATTGGGTTCAAATTTCTACATGAACATGGATTACTACGATAAAAGAACAAAAGACCTTTTAATTGATGCGCCAATTCCAGGATATATTGGAAATAGTGCTCCTACCGTTAACGGAGGAACTGTACAAAACACAGGTTTCGAAGCTTTATTAGGCTACAATGGTCATTCTAATGATTTTTCATACGGAGGAACTATCAACTTTTCGGCGAACAAAAACGAAATGACTAAGATTAATAACGATGAAGGAATTATTTATGGTGATGTAAATATTGGTCCTTCAGGTATGAAGAACCTGACTATTGCTAAAGAAGGTGAGCCTATTGGTTACTTCTGGGGATGGGAAACAAATGGGATTTATCAAAATCAAGCACAAGTTAGTGCTGATGGATCTCATCAACCTAATGCAACTCCTGGTGATTTAATTTATGTCGATCAAAACAAGGATGGTGTTATGGATGATGCTGATAGAATCAATCTAGGTGATCCACATCCTGATTTCACTGTTGGTTTAAATCTAAATTTCGCCTATAAGAATTTCGATTTAAGTATGTTCTGGTACGGTGTTTTTGGCAATCAGATTGTTGATGCTACCCGTCGTTACGATCTTCCAAATGCGAATTATCAAACATCTGTTTTAGACCGATGGACTGGTGAAGGTTCTTCAAACTCAACACCTAAGGTGTCCTGGAGTGACACTAATAACAATAGAGGTAACTTTTCAGATTACATGGTTGAAGATGCAGACTATTTGAGACTTAAGAATCTTCAGATTGGATACTCTTTACCAAAGTTAGTACTGGATAAGCTTCATCTTGAGAAATTTAGAATTTATGTTTCTGGAGATAATCTATTAACATTCACTGAGTATTCTGGATTGGAACCTGAAATTGGAAATAATGGAAATGTATTCTACACAGGTATAGATCAGGGAATCTATCCTCAAGCCAGAGTCTTTTCAATAGGTGCTAATATTACTTTCTAA
- a CDS encoding triple tyrosine motif-containing protein yields the protein MKRISLIFLLIFLSNLHVSSKVKSTGIPFIKNHHRSEYKGGTQNWDIAQTPNGLLYFANNEGVLEFDGNNWRVISMPNNSVVRSLAVDSSGQVFVGAYNEFGYLKPDNQGKLIYHSLVDLLPEKDREFEEVWQIFPYKKGILFHSFQKSFFYRDGVISQIQSENEFHFSFMVRDQFYVREQKKGLCKLDGSSLDVLKGGELFANIEIVSMLPFSNNTILIATALDGLFLYDGTQISTWNNELSQLFKRNQVFTGLAIGDSMFAFGTVRNGLYIINKEGQIIQNINTEKGLQNNTVLSLFLDQKENLWVGLDNGIDYLEISSPLSVFPKDKNVGAGYASIYYKGFLYLGTNTGLFTRKWDFLQSMVNSEEEFELVKNTSGQVWSLQVVDDELICGHNKGTFSIDKKIGTLISDVAGGWNYLYKKEFPNNMIGGTYTGLVLYEKSAQTNNKWKFVKRIEGFNESSREMVWNSDNTIWMCHGYKGVYRLFLNEGLDKCIKSKFYGKEDGFQSNLGIDVHRLRDEIVFSSGNGFYKYVAELDRFEAHQYLNNLFGREEPANRLVEQKNGDVWFFQGENIGLLKSQVDNSYEMIKKPFAPLKSSFIAAFENVSVINKENVLFGNENGFVHYEPTVVKKYNQAFHAFIREVRINGSQDSIIYYGTYSNSKAIQFDSEGENRIELPYKSNAVRFKYSAPQFSHSELTQYQYQLIGFDETASIWANTLQKEYTNLPEGEYVFEVVSQNQYGVNSVKDQFHFTILPPWYRSRVAFVIYIILVLLCIYATIIIIRYRIEYLQNQLKKEQEEELRLKEQKFREEALISEKEIVQLRNEKLRSEVEFKTRELAGSTMNIIHKNEVLSYSVGELKKALKKIKDPTALVQVRQLMKTVDSEFNSDQDWEQFEVHFDQVHEDFLKRLRLLHPQLTPKDLRICAYLRMNLSSKEIAPLMNISVRGVEISRYRLRKKFNIAREENLIDFILNV from the coding sequence TTGAAAAGAATTTCACTCATTTTTCTTTTAATTTTCCTTTCTAATCTTCACGTCTCTTCAAAAGTGAAGAGTACGGGAATCCCTTTTATAAAAAATCATCATAGAAGCGAATACAAGGGAGGAACCCAAAATTGGGACATTGCTCAAACGCCTAATGGTCTTCTCTATTTTGCTAACAATGAAGGCGTATTGGAATTTGACGGGAACAATTGGCGTGTAATTTCAATGCCGAATAATTCGGTTGTTCGTTCGTTGGCAGTAGATAGTTCGGGGCAAGTATTTGTTGGTGCCTATAATGAATTTGGATATTTAAAGCCTGATAATCAGGGAAAGTTAATCTATCATTCTCTTGTTGATCTTTTGCCTGAAAAGGACAGGGAATTTGAAGAAGTGTGGCAAATTTTCCCCTATAAAAAGGGGATTCTGTTCCATTCATTCCAAAAATCATTCTTTTACCGCGACGGGGTAATTTCCCAAATTCAGAGTGAAAATGAATTTCATTTTAGTTTTATGGTTCGGGATCAGTTTTATGTCCGGGAACAGAAAAAAGGTCTTTGCAAATTAGATGGTAGTTCTTTAGATGTATTGAAAGGAGGAGAATTGTTTGCCAATATAGAAATCGTTAGTATGCTTCCTTTCTCAAATAACACTATTTTGATTGCAACGGCATTAGATGGCTTGTTTTTATATGATGGAACTCAAATTTCTACATGGAACAATGAGCTTAGTCAATTATTCAAAAGGAATCAGGTATTTACTGGATTAGCAATAGGTGATTCAATGTTTGCATTTGGAACGGTACGAAATGGTTTATACATCATTAATAAGGAGGGACAAATAATCCAAAATATTAATACGGAAAAGGGCTTGCAGAATAATACTGTTTTAAGTTTGTTTCTGGATCAGAAGGAAAATCTGTGGGTTGGTTTGGATAATGGAATCGATTATTTGGAAATTAGTTCTCCTCTTTCTGTTTTTCCAAAAGATAAGAATGTTGGGGCTGGTTATGCATCCATATATTATAAAGGATTTTTGTATTTGGGAACAAATACGGGCTTATTTACCCGGAAATGGGACTTTTTACAGAGCATGGTAAATAGTGAAGAGGAATTTGAATTGGTGAAAAATACTTCGGGTCAGGTATGGAGTTTACAAGTTGTGGATGATGAATTGATTTGCGGACACAACAAAGGAACCTTTAGTATTGATAAAAAAATCGGCACATTGATTTCTGATGTGGCTGGAGGCTGGAACTATCTTTATAAAAAAGAGTTTCCCAATAACATGATAGGAGGAACATATACAGGTCTTGTTCTTTACGAAAAATCTGCACAAACAAATAATAAATGGAAATTTGTTAAGAGAATTGAAGGCTTCAATGAATCATCCAGAGAGATGGTTTGGAATAGTGACAATACTATTTGGATGTGTCATGGCTACAAAGGTGTGTATCGTTTATTTTTAAATGAGGGATTGGATAAATGTATAAAGTCTAAATTTTATGGAAAAGAAGATGGTTTTCAGTCCAATTTAGGTATTGATGTCCATAGGCTCAGAGATGAAATTGTTTTCTCCAGTGGCAATGGATTTTATAAATATGTTGCAGAATTGGATCGATTTGAAGCTCATCAATACTTAAATAATTTATTTGGCAGAGAGGAACCTGCGAATAGATTGGTTGAGCAAAAAAATGGGGATGTTTGGTTTTTTCAAGGAGAGAACATTGGTTTATTAAAGTCACAAGTAGATAACTCGTACGAAATGATTAAAAAACCGTTCGCGCCTTTAAAATCTTCTTTTATTGCTGCTTTCGAGAATGTAAGTGTTATTAATAAGGAAAATGTTTTATTTGGGAATGAGAATGGTTTTGTACATTATGAGCCAACTGTTGTAAAAAAATATAACCAAGCTTTTCATGCTTTTATTAGGGAGGTTCGTATAAATGGTTCTCAAGATTCTATTATCTATTATGGAACTTATTCTAATTCCAAAGCGATTCAATTCGATTCGGAGGGTGAAAATAGAATTGAATTGCCATATAAAAGCAATGCTGTTAGATTCAAGTATTCTGCTCCACAATTTAGCCATTCTGAATTAACCCAATACCAATATCAATTAATCGGTTTTGACGAAACTGCATCAATATGGGCTAATACTCTGCAAAAGGAATATACCAACCTCCCCGAGGGAGAATATGTATTTGAAGTGGTTTCACAGAATCAGTATGGGGTTAATTCTGTCAAAGATCAATTTCATTTTACCATTTTACCTCCGTGGTATCGATCTCGTGTTGCATTCGTTATATATATTATACTGGTTTTACTATGCATTTACGCAACCATTATCATTATAAGGTATCGAATTGAGTATTTACAAAATCAGCTGAAAAAGGAGCAGGAAGAAGAGCTAAGACTCAAGGAACAAAAGTTTAGGGAAGAGGCACTTATTTCGGAAAAGGAGATTGTGCAACTCCGTAATGAAAAATTGCGCAGCGAAGTTGAATTTAAAACCCGTGAACTGGCCGGATCTACTATGAATATCATTCATAAAAATGAGGTGCTCTCCTATTCAGTAGGAGAATTGAAAAAGGCCCTGAAAAAGATTAAAGATCCAACAGCACTTGTTCAGGTGAGGCAATTAATGAAAACAGTCGATTCTGAGTTCAATAGCGATCAGGATTGGGAGCAGTTCGAAGTACATTTTGATCAGGTGCATGAAGATTTCCTGAAAAGACTTCGATTGTTACATCCGCAATTAACACCGAAAGATTTACGAATTTGTGCTTATTTAAGAATGAACCTTTCCTCAAAAGAAATCGCTCCACTAATGAATATTTCTGTTCGTGGAGTGGAAATAAGTCGCTATCGTTTGCGCAAAAAATTTAATATTGCAAGGGAAGAAAATCTAATTGACTTTATCTTGAACGTATAG
- a CDS encoding TonB-dependent receptor, translating to MKKLIIFYLVFLAITVPAQVTTELTGYVKDKTDLPLIGASVYLENTTKGATTNENGYYSIPNVKPDTYNLVVSYLGYDGQTRYNIEVKSVGNQLYNFTLLEQSQNLSEVIISIKNKVTRPRETPLSTQTLSAVEIATYPGGNNDVVRVAQSLPGISPSPGGFRNDLIIRGGAPNESVYYLDGVEIPNINHFSTQGSSGGPVGILNVSFIDNVTLATSAFGSQYDNPLSGVLQFDQRQGNQRKHNTNFRLSASEAALTQEGPLFKGDKKESKTSYIISARRSYLQFLFKMIGLPIRPDYWDYQYKITHRINKYNTLNLIGVGSIDDFAIEASETIDENEQSTLDQAPFIEQQTNTIGLSWKNRFKSGRGFMQTTISNNLLVNDFSRYGDNVNQADLYFKNDSREMETKLRYSLTYYAKDWRLSGGFNVQRSDYENKTIDTNEGFQYNTKIDFLKYGLFANATKSFFDQKLDFSFGFRSDGDSFTQGNDFLATLSPRLALSYEFADDWKINASVGRYYKLPPYTILGYKENDVFLNKDVDYTRSDHYVLGFERIIGPASNVSVEGFYKRYEDYPVSVQDQVSLANKGADFNVLGNEEVKSVGKGRSYGLEFLFQQKLSHRFYGIFSYTFFYSEFTGFDRSKYLPSVWDSRHLVSFTGGYKLNKNWEISARYRFAGETPFVPTNIEETTVRYPDIVLDYSRLGEQKLGVFSQLDVRIDKKWNFKKLSLDLFLEIQNMLMRESPQAPEYVLQRDDQGSIVTPRNLVQLAEEDGSMIPTIGIVLDF from the coding sequence ATGAAAAAATTGATCATATTTTATTTGGTTTTCTTGGCCATTACGGTTCCTGCGCAAGTTACTACTGAGCTAACCGGATATGTAAAGGACAAAACCGATCTTCCTTTAATTGGAGCTTCGGTGTATCTCGAAAATACAACCAAGGGTGCTACTACCAATGAAAATGGATATTACAGCATTCCGAATGTAAAACCAGATACTTATAATTTAGTAGTTAGCTATTTAGGCTATGATGGGCAAACGCGTTACAATATAGAGGTGAAATCGGTGGGAAATCAATTGTATAATTTCACACTTTTGGAACAAAGTCAAAATTTATCCGAAGTAATTATTTCCATTAAAAACAAAGTAACACGACCTCGCGAAACACCACTTTCCACTCAAACTTTAAGTGCTGTCGAAATTGCGACTTATCCGGGAGGAAATAACGATGTGGTTCGGGTAGCACAATCGCTTCCGGGAATTTCTCCTTCACCAGGTGGTTTTCGTAACGATCTAATTATTCGCGGGGGAGCACCCAATGAATCGGTTTACTATTTGGATGGAGTAGAGATTCCCAACATCAATCACTTTAGCACTCAAGGCAGCTCGGGTGGTCCGGTGGGGATTTTAAACGTGTCATTCATCGATAATGTGACACTTGCTACGTCTGCGTTTGGCAGTCAGTATGACAATCCGCTATCGGGAGTCTTGCAATTCGATCAACGCCAAGGAAATCAGCGAAAGCACAATACCAATTTCCGTTTGAGTGCCAGCGAGGCTGCGCTCACGCAGGAAGGTCCTCTTTTCAAAGGTGATAAGAAAGAAAGTAAAACCTCCTACATCATCTCGGCACGTAGGTCGTATTTGCAGTTTTTATTTAAAATGATCGGTTTACCCATTCGTCCAGATTATTGGGATTACCAATACAAAATCACTCATAGAATAAACAAGTACAATACGCTGAATTTAATTGGAGTGGGGTCGATAGATGATTTTGCTATCGAGGCATCGGAAACAATTGATGAAAATGAACAATCCACATTGGATCAGGCTCCATTTATCGAACAGCAAACCAATACCATTGGATTAAGTTGGAAGAATCGATTTAAAAGTGGACGAGGCTTTATGCAAACTACCATCAGTAACAATTTGCTGGTAAATGACTTTTCGAGATACGGTGATAATGTAAATCAAGCAGATCTGTATTTTAAGAATGATTCCCGCGAAATGGAAACAAAGCTGCGATACAGCCTGACCTATTATGCCAAAGATTGGAGATTATCGGGTGGTTTTAATGTGCAAAGAAGCGATTACGAAAATAAAACCATTGATACAAATGAGGGATTTCAGTACAATACGAAAATTGATTTTTTGAAGTACGGGCTGTTTGCTAATGCTACAAAATCGTTTTTCGATCAGAAGCTTGATTTCTCCTTCGGATTCAGAAGCGATGGTGATAGTTTTACTCAGGGAAATGATTTTCTGGCTACCCTTTCACCACGTTTGGCTTTGTCCTACGAATTTGCCGACGATTGGAAAATCAACGCAAGTGTAGGACGATACTACAAATTGCCTCCATATACCATACTTGGTTATAAAGAGAATGATGTGTTTTTGAATAAAGATGTGGATTATACCCGAAGCGATCATTACGTATTGGGATTCGAGCGAATCATTGGGCCTGCTTCAAATGTAAGTGTTGAAGGGTTTTACAAACGTTACGAAGATTATCCTGTCTCAGTTCAAGATCAAGTTTCGCTCGCCAATAAAGGAGCCGATTTTAATGTGCTTGGAAACGAGGAGGTGAAATCGGTAGGCAAAGGACGATCATATGGTTTGGAATTTCTTTTTCAGCAAAAGCTAAGTCATCGCTTTTACGGGATTTTTTCTTACACTTTTTTCTACAGTGAATTTACCGGATTCGATAGAAGTAAGTATTTACCATCGGTGTGGGATAGCCGGCATTTAGTGTCTTTTACAGGGGGATACAAACTCAATAAAAATTGGGAAATAAGTGCGCGTTATCGTTTTGCTGGTGAAACACCCTTTGTTCCAACTAACATAGAGGAAACTACCGTTCGTTACCCGGATATTGTATTGGATTACAGCAGGCTTGGGGAGCAAAAATTAGGTGTATTTAGTCAATTGGATGTGCGTATTGATAAGAAGTGGAATTTTAAAAAGCTTTCGTTGGATTTATTTTTAGAAATTCAAAACATGTTGATGCGAGAATCACCGCAGGCACCTGAATATGTTCTTCAAAGAGATGATCAGGGAAGCATTGTTACTCCTAGAAATTTAGTGCAGCTTGCCGAAGAGGATGGAAGTATGATTCCGACTATTGGAATTGTGCTTGACTTTTAA
- a CDS encoding RagB/SusD family nutrient uptake outer membrane protein, whose protein sequence is MKKIIYILLFAVTFMGCDDYLEKSPVTEQTEESFYRTEDDMFRALIAAYEPLQRNWGESLQLTMDIVSDDAYGGGGSATDGISGKKADRGITTSSEGMWSAMWNDNYAGVYGANVFLEKVDASEMSDELKTQYKGEALFLRAYYYANLVRTFENVPLITKTLATSEYSQAAAPVDEVYAQIASDLEMSITYLKDVTYSNDEKGRVTEWAPRALLARMYLFYDGVYGNKNASSTMPGDVTGAEVLTYLNEIISDSGADLLPDFGNLWGHSEFTDSWVENSIEGIFEVQFSNQGEGWQWYNAPFDIGNKMVVFVGPRGTSSDSEYYSGWGFSPATQQLYNSYEDGDLRRDYTLLDMVDELGAGNFEEADQYTGYMNKKYAGLKSQVPDVGQEQLNFPQNYISIRYSDVLLMAAEMEFHIGSNATAAIHYNKVRARAFESYSPVGSVTLAQIFEERKLEFALEGMRYWDLLRRGMPVLESAVNATNLGGIYNSAVNSAARGFWPIPSTEIALSNYKLEQNDGY, encoded by the coding sequence ATGAAAAAGATAATTTATATACTTCTTTTTGCTGTTACTTTCATGGGCTGTGACGACTATCTCGAAAAGAGTCCGGTAACTGAGCAGACAGAAGAAAGTTTCTATCGTACGGAAGACGATATGTTTAGAGCATTAATTGCAGCATATGAACCATTGCAAAGAAACTGGGGAGAGAGCTTGCAACTAACCATGGATATTGTTTCTGATGATGCTTATGGTGGAGGAGGATCTGCAACTGATGGTATTTCTGGAAAGAAAGCAGACAGAGGAATTACAACTTCTTCAGAAGGCATGTGGAGTGCTATGTGGAACGATAATTACGCTGGTGTTTATGGTGCAAATGTCTTTTTAGAAAAGGTTGATGCTTCGGAGATGTCAGATGAATTGAAGACACAATACAAGGGCGAAGCTCTTTTCTTAAGAGCCTATTATTACGCCAACTTGGTTCGTACTTTCGAGAATGTACCTTTGATTACAAAAACTCTTGCAACTTCGGAGTATTCACAAGCTGCAGCTCCTGTAGATGAAGTGTATGCTCAAATCGCAAGCGATTTGGAAATGTCTATTACCTATTTAAAAGATGTTACCTACAGTAATGACGAAAAGGGTAGAGTTACAGAATGGGCTCCAAGAGCTTTATTAGCTAGAATGTACCTTTTTTATGATGGTGTATATGGTAATAAAAATGCAAGTTCAACTATGCCTGGTGATGTTACTGGTGCTGAAGTTTTAACTTACCTAAATGAAATAATCTCCGATAGTGGTGCTGATCTTTTACCTGATTTTGGAAACCTTTGGGGACACTCTGAATTTACTGATTCATGGGTTGAGAATTCCATAGAAGGAATTTTTGAAGTGCAATTTTCAAACCAAGGTGAAGGATGGCAGTGGTATAACGCTCCTTTCGATATTGGTAATAAAATGGTTGTTTTTGTAGGTCCTCGAGGTACGAGTTCTGATTCTGAATATTATTCAGGATGGGGATTTTCTCCAGCAACACAGCAACTATACAATTCTTACGAGGATGGCGATCTTCGACGTGATTATACTTTGCTCGATATGGTCGATGAATTGGGAGCCGGCAACTTTGAAGAGGCCGATCAGTATACGGGTTATATGAACAAAAAGTATGCAGGTCTTAAAAGTCAGGTTCCTGATGTTGGGCAAGAGCAACTAAATTTCCCTCAAAATTACATCTCAATACGTTATTCTGATGTTTTGTTGATGGCTGCCGAAATGGAGTTTCACATTGGTTCGAATGCCACAGCAGCTATTCATTACAACAAAGTTAGAGCTCGTGCTTTTGAATCGTATTCTCCTGTTGGTTCGGTGACTTTAGCTCAAATTTTTGAAGAAAGAAAATTAGAGTTTGCCTTGGAAGGAATGAGATATTGGGATTTACTTCGAAGAGGTATGCCTGTACTTGAAAGCGCAGTTAATGCAACCAATTTAGGAGGTATTTACAACTCAGCTGTTAATTCAGCAGCCAGAGGATTTTGGCCAATTCCTTCAACGGAAATTGCGCTTTCGAACTATAAGTTAGAGCAAAACGATGGTTATTAA